The following are encoded in a window of Flavobacteriales bacterium genomic DNA:
- the nadD gene encoding nicotinate (nicotinamide) nucleotide adenylyltransferase: protein MRIGCLFGTFDPPHKSHVDLARHMLHACGLDQVWLVVTPQNPFKQDRTLTPDAHRLAMTRLAVMGEPGLSASGFELDLPKPNYTADTLRFMRQRWPDHVFDLIIGSDNLATLHRWKDPDKILEHHRVLVYPREGLREHLTATNYQGHPGVKVVNEAPLLPASSTDVRAGIRAWRTVDGSVPPAVLSYIRQHGLYGS from the coding sequence ATGCGCATCGGCTGTCTCTTCGGCACCTTCGATCCGCCGCACAAGTCGCATGTGGACCTGGCCCGCCACATGCTGCACGCCTGCGGGCTGGACCAGGTGTGGTTGGTGGTGACGCCACAGAACCCCTTCAAGCAGGACAGGACCCTCACCCCCGACGCGCACCGCCTGGCCATGACGCGGCTGGCCGTGATGGGGGAACCCGGTCTATCGGCCAGCGGCTTCGAGTTGGACCTGCCCAAGCCCAACTACACGGCGGACACCCTGCGCTTCATGCGCCAACGCTGGCCGGACCATGTCTTCGACCTGATCATCGGCAGCGACAACCTGGCCACACTGCACCGCTGGAAGGACCCCGACAAGATCCTGGAGCACCACCGTGTGCTGGTGTACCCGCGCGAGGGGCTGCGCGAGCACCTGACCGCCACGAATTACCAGGGCCACCCGGGGGTGAAGGTGGTGAACGAGGCACCCCTGCTGCCGGCTTCCTCCACCGACGTGCGCGCGGGCATCCGGGCTTGGCGCACCGTGGATGGCAGCGTGCCCCCGGCCGTGCTGAGCTACATCCGCCAGCACGGACTCTACGGCTCCTGA
- a CDS encoding DUF481 domain-containing protein: MRVCLPLLLALLPLTATAQVVNIENKRFEDDTSRWAAHASLRFNVVENTQRSTELGANGGLQFIHGIHRAFVITDFNLNKVEDNAFTNTGFQHLRYQRAWRGPVHWEAYTQLQYNKPLRIDVRWVTGAGPRIVVRNTDAMRLALGSSLMFEHEVDRVNELRYNDLRLSHYLSTSFKLEPHTQFTAILYYQPLIGDISDHRVALEAQLRFRVTRRWAFDTRLNLQQDTKMAPGVPGLNYRWTNAFTFLW; this comes from the coding sequence ATGCGCGTCTGCCTCCCGCTTCTGCTGGCCCTGCTTCCCCTGACCGCCACGGCGCAGGTGGTGAACATCGAGAACAAGCGTTTCGAGGACGACACCTCGCGCTGGGCCGCGCACGCCAGCCTGCGCTTCAACGTGGTGGAGAACACCCAGCGCAGCACCGAGCTGGGCGCCAACGGCGGGCTGCAGTTCATCCACGGCATCCACCGCGCGTTCGTCATCACGGACTTCAACCTGAACAAGGTGGAGGACAACGCCTTCACCAACACGGGTTTCCAGCACCTGCGCTACCAGCGCGCCTGGCGTGGGCCGGTACACTGGGAGGCCTACACCCAGCTGCAGTACAACAAGCCGCTGCGGATCGACGTGCGCTGGGTGACGGGCGCCGGGCCGCGCATCGTGGTGCGCAACACCGATGCGATGCGGCTGGCGCTGGGCAGCTCCCTGATGTTCGAGCACGAGGTGGACCGCGTGAATGAGCTTCGCTACAACGACCTGCGGCTGAGCCATTACCTCTCCACCTCGTTCAAGCTGGAACCGCACACGCAGTTCACGGCCATCCTCTACTACCAGCCCCTGATCGGCGACATCAGCGACCACCGCGTGGCGCTGGAGGCCCAACTGCGCTTCCGCGTCACCCGCCGCTGGGCCTTCGACACGCGTCTGAACCTGCAACAGGACACCAAGATGGCCCCCGGCGTGCCCGGGCTGAACTACCGCTGGACGAACGCCTTCACCTTCCTGTGGTGA
- the gmk gene encoding guanylate kinase codes for MEARGKLLIFSAPSGAGKTSIVRHLLDQDLGLAFSVSATTRPKRDNEVDGRDYWFISEQDFRARIVAGEFVEWEEVYPGRFYGTLRSELERIWSEGHHAIFDIDVIGGLDLKEVYQTRALAVFVSPPSPADLEKRLRERGTENEDSLRVRIDKAMHELTFADRFDAVIVNDQLDRACREAESMVRRFLH; via the coding sequence ATGGAAGCGCGCGGCAAGCTCCTGATCTTTTCGGCTCCTTCGGGCGCTGGCAAGACTTCCATCGTGCGGCATCTGTTGGATCAGGACCTGGGCCTGGCCTTCAGCGTGAGCGCCACCACGCGTCCCAAGCGCGACAATGAGGTGGACGGCCGCGACTACTGGTTCATCAGCGAGCAGGACTTCAGGGCGCGTATCGTCGCAGGCGAATTCGTGGAATGGGAGGAGGTCTACCCCGGCCGCTTCTACGGCACGCTTCGCAGCGAATTGGAGAGGATCTGGTCCGAAGGCCATCACGCCATCTTCGACATCGACGTCATCGGCGGGCTGGACCTGAAGGAGGTCTACCAGACGCGCGCGCTGGCCGTCTTCGTCAGCCCGCCTTCCCCAGCGGACCTGGAGAAGCGCTTGCGCGAGCGCGGTACGGAGAATGAGGATTCCCTGCGGGTCCGCATCGACAAGGCCATGCACGAATTGACCTTCGCCGACCGTTTCGACGCGGTGATCGTGAACGACCAATTGGACCGTGCCTGCCGCGAGGCGGAGTCGATGGTCCGCCGATTCCTGCACTGA